The following nucleotide sequence is from Hippopotamus amphibius kiboko isolate mHipAmp2 chromosome 11, mHipAmp2.hap2, whole genome shotgun sequence.
AAAGATTATAACCTAAAATGGGATAAAACGCTGAAATATATTCGTAATTGCAGAGTTACATGccacatattttctcccaaactTTGTAATGggcattttttcttaaaatgacagCATCAATGTCACCTGATAGTCACATGATTTGGATTGCTTTTCATGGCAgcaggaataaaaaacaaaaagagaaaacagaaatggatATACCCCAGTGAAGCAACAAAGGGaagattttggcttttttttttttttaaagaggcagcCTGTTCCTTCCATGAACCATGTTCTTTCTTGAAAGCTCAGCGGGGAATCAGTTACGGCTTGCAGCGCTGGACAAATCGAGGGTACAAGCACACATCTCGGATATGGTATCTATCCAGAATCCAGGTTAAGAATCGTTCCAAGCCTAGGCCATAGCCCCCATGTGGGCATGTGCCAAATTTTCTctgtttaaagagagagagagagagagagataaaggcttagtttaaaattttgtccAGAGTTCCCTagtgctccagtggttaggactctgtgctttcactaccatggccccaggttcaatccccgcccgggaaactaagatcccgcaagttgcacggtacagccaaaaataaaaattaaaaaaataaaattttgtctgAAATAGTTAAAATTTTCTACTGTAAAATGAGTCAGCTTGTGGTTAAGAATTCAACCccttacagctgattcactttgctgtacagcagaaactaacacaacattgtaaagcagctatactccaataaaaattaattcaaaaacaaaaaacaaaacaaaacaaaaagaattcaaCCCTTAATCGATACTCCTTCATGGACCAcatgtgaaaaaataatttggtatGAAAAATAAACCCAGGATTTGCAACCCTGGAAAGAAGAGATTTCAAACTTTTAAGTTAATGTCTCTgtttatcagaagaaaatgaaagactaGATATTGGTAGGAtctaatgacatttttaaaaattcagtagctATGAGCAAGGCTAGCAGTTAATAGGTTTTCAAATTAAGTTAATGTATTATTGGCCAAAGACAAAACTAGCAATATTCACATGCCTTGTTATTATAACCACGAAACTGAATACAGCTCATGCAAACGCCAAAGTATCACCctgaattctttccttttaaaaatttcaatttatacAGAACTATCatagtgaaaaaaattgaaagtgtttaataaaattgtttttaccTGATCTGTGTACCAGTAATAGGGAGTGGGGTCAATTCCTTCTCTTTTATAACCTGCCAGGATCTCTTCATCATCCCAGATACGCATTGAGCCTCCCACAATCTCACCAACATTGGGCATCAACACGTCGACCTTTCAAAAcgagtaaataaaatgtggttacTACCAAGCTCCCAGTCACAGCTCTGCTCTAGAGtttaaatgaaaatcacaatTAAGCGCCTATAACTACAGGAGCATGATGACCATGCAAAATTCTGTTATTATTCAAATTCTATACTTTAACAAGGTTTAACCAAACCCAATCAGAGGACAAAAAACACTTCAAGTATTGTAgatttataatgaaatatttgctGTGAGCTGTTATCTTATTCCAATGGCAGCGCCCACCCCCTTAAAGAACAAAATCACTAATATTATCTGAATCCCAAACTAACAGATTCGGTAAGGCGGGAATCCTCGGGACATCGCTGCATGTAGAAGGACTTGATCTCCACAGGAAATCGACACAGTAAGATGGGCTCATTAATGGTGTCCGTCATCAGTCTCTCAGGAGCTTCTGGGATATCCTGAGGTTAAACAAGACTTCATTAACATTTACAACTCGAAAGGCAACGAGACAGAAGCAGCTCTTTGACCCAGTAGCAGCCCTTCATCTTATTCATGCAACAGAGTCCAGAATACACACCCACCTATAACCTACAACCACGGGGGTGTGAGGGACAATTTCtgtaaaataaactgtaaatagATCTGTCTCCTCCTACAGTACACCTGTGCCATGTTGCTtgaggaaagaaaacacacacacacacacaaaacaaacaccacccccccccgcccccgccatccAGATACTGgtcagttatttttttccagcagCCAGTTTTATCTAGCTCTGAAGCAAACACAGTCCACCCAGTCCCACAAGGCATAAGATCATCAGTGAATGCTCCACAACACCATTGATCTCCACACAGTGTGTTATTAATAACACCAATCTGTAAACTCTCCCGCTATCGCTGCTTCCTTCCTGTTACAATAAATCTGCATGCCTTCAACGGGAGTAAGACACAGTCATAAGACAAATAACTGGTGTCACATTTGTAAGTGTAACCACACCTGCAGTAGTTAGCCGAGAGGGCTTAGAGGATGATGAATCAGGTTCATCTGTTTCCCTCTCAAACATCCTTCAGTAAACCACACATAAACTCAAGTTAAAACTGAAAACTCTTGTCCCAGTAAAAACCGATGGAGAGAACTGGACAAGACTCATTGACTTGTTTAATGTAAGAACTGAGGGAGCTTAGCCATCACCTGGCACAGCTGTCTGCAAGCTCCCGTCCTTGGAGCCCTGCGCCCTCTAAAGTCCAGAGGAGAAATGGGAGGTGAGTGggagagctctggtctctctGCTCGTAACTGTTTTACATACTAGAATCCTGCATACAATTTAACTGGGGGGAAAAGGGTCCTATGCACATTCCGAAGTCTGAAGACCCCTACTCTACTCTAGGGCCCTCATGTGTAAGGGATGACATCGACACAGAGAGGAAATGCTGACATGCTTGGAGGACTTCCTGCGCCTCTGGCCCCTGCTAGGCATTTAGCTCGTTAAGTCCGCACAACTTTGCAAAGTGGACGTTACCtccaaggcagagagagggaaCCAGGGAGCGGGGGTCACTGGCCTTCACTTAACCAGTAGGAAGGACAGAGGTGAGAGCAAAGCCCACCTGGGGGGCTTCTTACTCCAAAGCTTGTGTTCTTTCCACTCAATCACACTACCTTGCTGAGCACTAGGCGATAACAGTTCTCAAGTTTTCAGCACAGAATGTGGTTATTATACATCATTAACTGAATTCATGAAGCAATAAGAGTAATTTATATAGGCCTAGTATACTGTCCTCCTTGTAAATTCTTTCTAAAAGCGAAAGAAAACTCTAGTTAGCAGTTGTTATTCACGTTGCATCTGTAAAACAGATTTGCAAATACTATGTAAGGAGTGGTTAAATGCACAGGGAAGAGGGCTTCGAATAATGTTAACAACCCAAACTCCAAAACATGCTGCGAGGGTGGTTCTGGGCAGGACAGACATACTCAGTCTGTCCGGCCACCTTCCCCATCTAATCTTCCTcttggttttgcttttcttttctttttttttttttaagattcttcgatgtggaccatttttaaagcctttattgaagttgttacaatattgtttctattttatgttttggtttctctgCCTGAGGCAGGAGCGATCTTAGCTCCccgccagggatcaaacccacacccttcTGCACTGAagggtggaatcttaaccactggaccgccagggaagtctcttggtTTTGCATTTTAACCAGTggctattttcttctttgaatcgCCTCCACACGAAGGAGTTATAATTCATTGTTTTAGGGAAAGGAATCCTTTTTGAAAGAGCCAGGTAGTTCCTCcggaaaaccaaaacaaatatacacacataccaaCACACTCTGCATGTGACTTCAAAGTTCATAACTTTCAGAAGCATCCCACCAGGCTAGAGAATTACAACTAGAGCTTGTAAGTCAAGACCACAGATCAATcatggaagaggaaagagacaaagCATGGGATGTGAAGGCTACAAACttgctaatatttactgaacactgcAGAAAAGGCACAGCTCTAAGGCTTACTCTACATCTACTAAACCATGGATCCTCAGACAACCCTGAGAAGGGTCTGTGCTTATCATATATCTGACAACCAGCAGATGCCTCCTGCATTACTGGTTAATTAAGCAGAGTAGCAACTCACTTAAGCACAAGGCCACCTTGGAAACGATGACTAGAAAGGAAGATATACCTCtccaaattcatagaaagttccatcttctttctttatattGTGTTCTTTTAGCCACACAATAGCATCTGAATAGTTCATCCGTTTGAAAGGCCGTTTGGGGGGCTTGAAGTTctacagaggaaaggaaaaatacagtgtATATAAAGAAACCATTAACTAACATTTCCACTTTAAGAACACCATTTACCATTATTGTAAAATAGTATTTCAGACTTAAAAGcaattcagggaattccctggtggtccaatggttaggactctgagctttcactgctgagggcctgggttcgatccctgcttggggaaccaAGATTCCACTTgccacatggtgcggccaaaaaaaaaaatttttttttagcctGGAAATGGGTAAAAGGAGTCAAAAactataaacttccagttataaaatagttAAGTCTCACTAataagatgtaatgtacagcatggtgactagagtTAGTATAATACTGTACTATAAATTTGGAAGTTGGTAAGAGTTGATCTTAAAAGGTTGCATTATAAGAAAAGTTGTAGCTATGTGTGGTGTGGTGATCGTTttcacacacacacgagggtgagtcaaaaattacctgctccagttatattaaaacttctacaaATTCTACATCCAGCgtgtggataagttttgactcaccttcgtgtgtgtgtgtgtgtgtgtgtgtacatatatatgaaatcattatgctgtacacctaaaactagtataatgttatatatgaattataacctatatatatgtgtatatatacacatacatacatatactacatTAGTCATTTATTTCAAAGCTGACCAAGCTATTAAATCTATAAAAACAGAGGATGAAGACGTCACTGCCTTCCTAAACAGAATCCTAATTTTGTCTTTCCATGCAACGGCAGACCTACCGGGTTCAGGTCATGCACTATGCTTGCTGCAGGTGATTTCAAGACTCTCTCAACCACGTCACAAACCAAGTCCTCCAATCGGTTCAGGAGCTCCTCAAAGGTCAGGAAAGGGCACTCTGCTTCCACGTGAGTGTATCTGAGGAAAAACACACTAGCTCGGAGCTGCTCCTCTTTTCACTAAGTTTCTCTTAAGCAACAATTTTAATGCTGGGAAACTGTCCAGAAAGGTAAAACTCCCACCTTGCTAACCAACTCCCAACTCTGCAAATTAGTTTTAGCCCACCCACCTTCCTTTCCCTCTTAATAGTCATTTCTTGTTTATTCCTCAACACATAAAGAATGAGGACAAAGTGAATGAACAGACCTTAGTGAGCTACAGCCCAAGAGGCAAAACTTCTCTGACAGCTTCCATTAATTTAGTCAACTGCCCTTCTCACATCCTCTTAATACATCAGAGGTTTTTACACAGACATTTACCTACATAGCCTGCCTCtctaaacatattttctttaaaaaaaaaaaatttttttatatgcaAACAGAAAGACAATTCCATACTCAGCCAGGTGCCTTCGTGTTCTGGACTGTTCTGCCCTGTACGACTGTGCAATACAGAAAACATCGCCCAGAGCCGGAATGCAGGTCTCCAGGTACAGCTGAGAGGACTGCGTCAGATATGCCTCTTCCCCAAAATAGTCCAGCTTGAAGAGCGTGGCACCGCCTTCCACTTGTGTTTGCACTAACGTTGGAGGAGTGACCTGTTCAAGTGGAAAGGAGTAAATAAAGGCCTCCTGTGAGCACCACTGTTCAAGTTCAAAAATGCCAGAAGGCATCGTCTGCAAAGGATGACGAGTGCACACTCACTTCATAGTACCCCCTATCGAAGAAGTGATCTCTAAAGCAGCTGGTGATCACAGAACGCGCTTTCAGGATCTTGGACATGTTTTCTCCCCGGATCATCATGTGTCTGTTGTTGAGCTGAACGTCCACATCAGACTCCTCGTTGATGAGGTTATCAGCGCCTCCAGCGGGGGCCAAGCCGACCAGCTCCCAGAAGTCACAACTCAGCTCGTGGCCCCCTGGagcctacatttttaaaatggggggagggagggagaaggaaacagacaattTACAGTATGaaagattctaatttctgtcaaAATTTTTAGTAAGCTCATATTTCTAAGAACCTTATCACTATTGGCCCACCTTCCTAAACACAAAGACCCAATAATTGAATTTTATATTCATAGATTTAGTGTTTCTTTCAGagtaaatacacatacacacacacacacacacacacaacttttaaaagatagaaaagcACAAACCAGAAAATAAACTATAATCCCATGACCCAGAGTAACCACTAACTACTGTCAACATTTTGGTGTATCTTTCCAGCCTTTGCCCAGTAATTTAAAAGTAACATGATATCCACACTGAAAAACTCCTTAAATATCAAGGTTTTACTAAAAGATGTTTCTCTTTGGAACATATATATAGTAAAGATTCAAATTCTCCCTAATAATTCCATTGAAAGCACTGTATCTTAGAAGCAATTTAGTTTGAAATACGTATGTAACTATCTTGGTACCAAACACTGGACAGCAAGTAATATCACAAAAACCATTCCACTTTGCAATCACATTACTTCCAAGGAAAATTCAGTGAACTTGAACCAGATATTCACTCAATGTAGGTTCTTTACATGGACTTTCAGGATACTATGGGCTCCCTCTGGTGGTTAATATgtcacatttgtttgttttctttcccaacaAATATAACCACAATTGTTACTTGAACAATAATTACCAACAAGTAACTCTAACTGGTATAGGTTACTCCTCTACAAACAActatcagaattatttttaagtttttctaaaacgggctttcaaattatattttaaaaatttcagattttattatttttttaaaagtagaatcatAGTAGCTATTTGTGCTTTCATgaatggcttttttcttttaaattaattattttcaggctgcattgggtctttgttgccatgcacgggttgtctctagttgtggcaagcaggggctaccctttgttgtggtgcgtgggcttctcactgcagtggcttctcttgctgtgaagcacgagctctaggtgcacaggaaTCAGTTGttgtgcacatgggctcagcagttgtggtgcacaggcctagttgctccgtggcatgtgggatcttcccggaacaggtactgaacccatgttccctgtattggcagaaggattcttcttcttcttttttttaattaattaatttatttattttattggccatgttgggtctttttttgctgtgtgcaggctctctctagttgcggtgagtgggggctactcttcgttatggtgctcattgccgtggcttctcttgctgtggagcacaggctctaggcgcatgggcttcagcagttgcagcacatggcctcaacagttgtggctcatgggctctaaagcacaggctcaagaattgtggcgcatgggcttagttgctccgcagcatgtgggatcttcctggggcatggatcgaacccatgtcccctgcattggcgggcagattcttaaccactgtgtcacctaggaagccccagcaggaggattcttaaccactgcgccaccagggaagtccctattttattttttaaatatttatttagctctgctgggtcttcgttgtggcatgtgggctcttagttgccgcacacgggatctagttccctgatgagaCATtgcgaacccgggccccctgcattggaagcatggagttttaaccactggaccaccaggtaagtcccaaaaGTTTCAGATTTAGATTACTGTTCTTTCCTGAAAAACTTTCTCAGtagattaaatttttatttccacctAGCTGAAAaagtattcacacacacacacacacacagcaaattGTTCTTGCCCATGAAGATTATTCAGGAATTT
It contains:
- the NARS1 gene encoding asparagine--tRNA ligase, cytoplasmic isoform X2, encoding MSLEVTRATAGMVLELYVSDREGSDATGDGTKEKPFKTGLKALMTVGKEPFPTIYVDSQKENERWDVISKSQMKNIRKLWHREQMKSDSREKKEAEDNLRREKNLEEAKKITIKNDPSLPEPKCVKIRELEGYRGQRVKVFGWVHRLRRQGKNLMFLVLRDGTGYLQCVLSDDLCQCYNGVILSTESSVAVYGMLNLTPKGKQAPGGHELSCDFWELVGLAPAGGADNLINEESDVDVQLNNRHMMIRGENMSKILKARSVITSCFRDHFFDRGYYEVTPPTLVQTQVEGGATLFKLDYFGEEAYLTQSSQLYLETCIPALGDVFCIAQSYRAEQSRTRRHLAEYTHVEAECPFLTFEELLNRLEDLVCDVVERVLKSPAASIVHDLNPNFKPPKRPFKRMNYSDAIVWLKEHNIKKEDGTFYEFGEDIPEAPERLMTDTINEPILLCRFPVEIKSFYMQRCPEDSRLTESVDVLMPNVGEIVGGSMRIWDDEEILAGYKREGIDPTPYYWYTDQRKFGTCPHGGYGLGLERFLTWILDRYHIRDVCLYPRFVQRCKP
- the NARS1 gene encoding asparagine--tRNA ligase, cytoplasmic isoform X1, whose product is MSLEVTRATAGMVLAELYVSDREGSDATGDGTKEKPFKTGLKALMTVGKEPFPTIYVDSQKENERWDVISKSQMKNIRKLWHREQMKSDSREKKEAEDNLRREKNLEEAKKITIKNDPSLPEPKCVKIRELEGYRGQRVKVFGWVHRLRRQGKNLMFLVLRDGTGYLQCVLSDDLCQCYNGVILSTESSVAVYGMLNLTPKGKQAPGGHELSCDFWELVGLAPAGGADNLINEESDVDVQLNNRHMMIRGENMSKILKARSVITSCFRDHFFDRGYYEVTPPTLVQTQVEGGATLFKLDYFGEEAYLTQSSQLYLETCIPALGDVFCIAQSYRAEQSRTRRHLAEYTHVEAECPFLTFEELLNRLEDLVCDVVERVLKSPAASIVHDLNPNFKPPKRPFKRMNYSDAIVWLKEHNIKKEDGTFYEFGEDIPEAPERLMTDTINEPILLCRFPVEIKSFYMQRCPEDSRLTESVDVLMPNVGEIVGGSMRIWDDEEILAGYKREGIDPTPYYWYTDQRKFGTCPHGGYGLGLERFLTWILDRYHIRDVCLYPRFVQRCKP